One Campylobacter sp. RM16192 genomic region harbors:
- a CDS encoding TolC family protein: MAKAYFDYSYALSSLEFAKQYEEVTKVRFKKIQKSLEFGLSNKMDMLESKVRLDEAKLNINKTKQQIQIASLELASIIGKQIEVNEKLSNLDLNFFKNIALEQFNDITKNLQYKQSEILAQISEEELKKRKSEHLPSVNLNLGYYNDRYMDRKFPLDENNKLQSTISFVLPLFTGGQTAERIEEARLLNLSNIERQKIRKTRYK, encoded by the coding sequence GTGGCAAAAGCATATTTTGACTACTCTTACGCTCTAAGCTCTTTAGAATTTGCCAAGCAGTACGAAGAGGTCACTAAGGTGAGGTTTAAAAAAATTCAAAAGTCGCTAGAATTTGGATTAAGCAATAAAATGGATATGCTGGAATCAAAAGTAAGGCTTGATGAAGCAAAGCTAAATATAAATAAAACCAAACAACAAATTCAAATAGCTAGCCTTGAGCTTGCAAGCATTATAGGCAAGCAGATCGAAGTAAATGAGAAGCTCTCAAATTTAGATCTGAATTTTTTCAAAAATATCGCATTAGAGCAATTTAATGATATAACAAAAAATTTGCAGTACAAACAAAGCGAGATACTAGCACAAATATCAGAAGAAGAGCTTAAAAAACGTAAAAGCGAACATCTGCCTAGCGTAAATTTAAATTTGGGTTACTACAACGATAGATACATGGATCGCAAATTCCCACTAGATGAAAATAATAAATTGCAAAGCACGATAAGCTTTGTGTTGCCTTTATTTACCGGAGGTCAGACTGCTGAGAGAATAGAAGAGGCGCGTTTACTAAATTTGTCAAATATAGAGCGTCAAAAAATTCGCAAAACAAGATACAAGTAG
- a CDS encoding type II toxin-antitoxin system RelB/DinJ family antitoxin, translating to MAQISLRIDDNVKKNAEKVCEEIGLSMSTAINIFLKKLGTEKRIPFEVSVSDPFYSRSNMLYLEEKMAEYKSGKLKFIENELIEE from the coding sequence ATGGCTCAAATAAGCTTAAGAATAGATGATAACGTTAAAAAGAATGCTGAAAAAGTTTGCGAAGAGATTGGTCTATCTATGTCCACAGCAATTAATATATTTCTTAAAAAATTAGGAACAGAAAAGAGGATACCGTTTGAAGTATCAGTTTCCGATCCTTTTTACTCAAGAAGTAATATGCTTTATTTAGAAGAAAAAATGGCTGAGTATAAATCAGGGAAGTTAAAATTTATAGAAAACGAGTTAATAGAAGAGTAA
- a CDS encoding HlyD family secretion protein translates to MGLNADIRFSAFHTSQSKVVEGKIIYISADSLVDKRDFAYYEIKAEITPEGLKSMEDNNFFLLPGMPAEVVAKTGERTILSYMIKPFSEMFVKVFNEE, encoded by the coding sequence GTGGGGCTTAATGCCGATATCAGATTTAGCGCATTTCACACATCTCAAAGCAAAGTTGTGGAAGGTAAAATCATATATATTTCAGCTGATAGCTTAGTAGATAAAAGAGATTTTGCATACTATGAGATAAAAGCCGAAATAACTCCAGAGGGGCTTAAATCGATGGAAGATAATAACTTCTTCTTGCTTCCTGGAATGCCTGCTGAAGTAGTTGCTAAAACAGGCGAGAGAACGATACTAAGCTATATGATAAAACCTTTTTCGGAAATGTTTGTTAAGGTCTTTAATGAAGAGTAA
- a CDS encoding Txe/YoeB family addiction module toxin codes for MPAKTIKWTADAWSDYLYWQKEDKSILKRINMLIKDISRNPFDGIGKPEGLKGNLSGFWSRRIDSEYRLVYLMEDNDICIIACKGHYDN; via the coding sequence ATGCCGGCAAAAACTATAAAATGGACTGCTGATGCATGGAGCGATTATTTGTATTGGCAAAAAGAAGACAAGAGTATATTAAAACGTATAAATATGCTTATAAAAGATATAAGCAGAAATCCTTTTGATGGAATTGGAAAACCTGAAGGATTAAAAGGAAATTTATCAGGGTTCTGGAGTAGGCGTATAGATAGCGAATATCGTCTAGTCTATTTAATGGAAGATAACGATATTTGCATTATTGCTTGTAAAGGTCATTATGACAACTAA
- a CDS encoding ComEA family DNA-binding protein, with product MKNIGKIFLSLVFLSSWVLAAINLNTATKEELMSLKGIGEAKADAIIEYRKTNTLKSIEDLKNVKGIGDRTFENLKQDISVSGKTKTSEDKLNNKIKESKDTINKKIDIAKEKTKNQKENIKEKAKESKSMTKKSNNKEEKKQQAKDKKKL from the coding sequence ATGAAAAATATAGGTAAGATATTTTTATCTTTAGTATTTTTATCTTCATGGGTGTTGGCTGCTATCAATCTAAATACAGCCACAAAAGAAGAATTGATGAGCTTAAAAGGTATAGGCGAGGCAAAAGCTGACGCTATCATAGAATACAGAAAAACAAATACTTTAAAAAGCATAGAAGATCTAAAAAATGTAAAAGGAATAGGCGATAGAACATTTGAAAATTTAAAGCAAGATATTTCTGTGTCAGGAAAAACCAAAACATCAGAAGATAAGCTAAATAATAAAATAAAAGAATCAAAAGATACAATTAATAAAAAAATAGATATCGCAAAAGAAAAGACTAAAAATCAAAAAGAAAATATAAAAGAAAAAGCTAAAGAATCAAAATCTATGACAAAAAAATCTAATAACAAAGAAGAGAAAAAACAGCAAGCTAAAGATAAAAAGAAGCTATAA
- a CDS encoding phage late control D family protein — MVRVPNFKLIASGKDITNIIKLNLISLSYEDKESNESDEISFKVSGIYAKLVFGDSLRLWLGYDENLYLCGSFSVQTASRDYKANTTEVRATAVNFASPQKTKKRRSWENTTIFDIAKKIASENSLSSKLLGSDQNIASTLQNDVNDIEYLYGLCFEYGFLMAIKNDTIIIATKDAKGDDTKTSNTPKNTSLPSFSLNLDELYTLEITEANRNSYTAVVVEWQDISEGKTKSIKVGSGEQVYKMQISQPKTDNEAYKIAEAKLNELQRGGINGRCALPGANIVAGGKIKFKDVIGLESSEFSIKSVSHSLSSTNYSIEIEFEG; from the coding sequence ATGGTAAGGGTACCTAATTTTAAACTTATTGCAAGCGGCAAAGATATTACAAATATAATTAAATTAAACCTGATTAGTTTAAGTTACGAAGATAAAGAGAGTAACGAGAGTGACGAGATAAGCTTTAAGGTAAGTGGAATTTATGCTAAGCTAGTATTTGGAGACTCTCTTAGGCTTTGGCTTGGCTATGATGAAAATTTATATCTTTGTGGCTCTTTTAGCGTTCAAACAGCCTCAAGAGACTATAAGGCAAACACAACTGAAGTTAGAGCGACAGCCGTAAATTTTGCAAGCCCTCAAAAGACAAAGAAGAGAAGAAGCTGGGAGAATACTACCATATTTGACATAGCTAAGAAAATTGCTAGTGAAAATTCTCTTAGTTCAAAGTTATTAGGCTCTGATCAAAACATAGCTTCAACTCTTCAAAATGATGTTAATGATATAGAGTATTTATATGGATTATGTTTTGAATACGGCTTTTTAATGGCTATCAAAAACGATACTATTATTATTGCCACCAAAGATGCAAAAGGTGATGATACAAAAACTTCAAATACTCCAAAAAATACTAGTTTGCCAAGTTTTAGCCTGAATTTAGATGAACTATATACCCTTGAGATAACAGAAGCAAACAGAAACTCTTATACGGCAGTAGTAGTTGAGTGGCAAGATATAAGTGAAGGCAAAACAAAAAGCATAAAAGTAGGTTCTGGAGAGCAAGTGTATAAAATGCAAATATCACAGCCAAAAACTGATAATGAAGCTTATAAGATAGCAGAAGCAAAGTTAAATGAGCTTCAACGTGGCGGAATAAACGGAAGATGCGCACTGCCCGGAGCTAATATAGTAGCAGGCGGAAAAATAAAATTTAAAGACGTTATAGGGCTAGAAAGTAGTGAGTTTAGTATAAAAAGCGTGAGCCATAGCCTAAGCAGCACAAACTATTCGATAGAAATTGAGTTTGAGGGATAA
- a CDS encoding TolC family protein translates to MSEFLNLIDEVELTKSSLENSLVYRDFVQQAYGDGLKDIVDLFDAQAKVFRIQNELLNSNHKLVLSYLELESLIGNISMTTMKKLERAF, encoded by the coding sequence GTGAGCGAATTTTTAAATTTAATTGATGAGGTAGAATTAACCAAGTCCTCTCTAGAAAATTCATTAGTTTATAGAGATTTTGTCCAGCAGGCATACGGCGATGGACTAAAGGATATAGTTGATCTTTTTGACGCTCAAGCAAAGGTTTTTCGCATACAAAATGAGCTGTTAAATTCTAACCATAAGCTTGTTTTGTCTTATTTGGAGCTAGAGTCTTTGATAGGAAATATATCCATGACAACAATGAAAAAATTAGAAAGAGCGTTTTAA
- a CDS encoding TolC family protein has protein sequence MKSKILLSIFCYLTVFAQDTSLSRAYEMALSNDHTLKQNIYEGFATKERTKQTLASFFSSLSFGMSYNGQKYKKNHLKIDESYIRYGLSVNQIIFRPASWYELNQDKLREFGSDLINVGL, from the coding sequence ATGAAGAGTAAAATTCTATTATCTATATTTTGTTATTTAACCGTTTTTGCGCAAGATACTAGCCTCTCTCGAGCTTATGAAATGGCTCTTAGTAATGACCATACTTTAAAACAAAACATATACGAAGGCTTTGCTACAAAAGAAAGAACAAAGCAGACATTGGCATCGTTTTTTTCTAGCCTTAGCTTTGGTATGTCTTACAACGGACAAAAGTACAAGAAAAACCACCTTAAGATAGATGAGAGCTATATAAGATACGGACTTAGTGTAAATCAAATCATTTTTAGGCCGGCTAGTTGGTATGAGCTTAATCAAGACAAGCTAAGAGAATTTGGAAGCGACCTCATAAATGTGGGGCTGTAG
- a CDS encoding phage tail protein — protein MVLNLGGFKFDWMQTDSISKESEFGISSNDRINNYPLLFRANLGSQTITISGKTLPYSKDRQTGLKRLYELANEATSYPLTNGAGKYFGRFVIIKISETRSIFTKEGLFISQSFSVELRRDHDYI, from the coding sequence ATGGTTTTAAATTTAGGAGGCTTTAAATTTGATTGGATGCAAACGGATAGTATCTCTAAAGAGAGCGAATTTGGTATAAGCTCAAATGATAGAATAAATAACTATCCTTTGCTGTTTCGTGCAAATTTAGGAAGCCAAACGATAACGATAAGCGGTAAAACACTCCCTTATAGCAAAGACAGGCAAACCGGACTTAAAAGACTTTACGAACTAGCAAACGAGGCAACAAGCTATCCTTTAACAAATGGAGCTGGAAAATATTTTGGAAGATTCGTGATTATCAAAATTAGCGAGACAAGATCTATCTTTACAAAAGAAGGTCTTTTTATATCTCAAAGCTTTAGCGTAGAACTTAGGAGAGATCATGACTATATATAG
- a CDS encoding tail protein X encodes MTIYRAKDKDRLDKIVYRHYGHLRFFEQVLALNPKLAPILKTGDEILLPDTKDEKKEQAKLW; translated from the coding sequence ATGACTATATATAGAGCAAAAGATAAAGATAGGCTTGATAAGATAGTCTATAGACATTACGGACATTTAAGATTTTTTGAGCAGGTTTTAGCCCTAAATCCAAAACTAGCCCCGATCTTAAAAACAGGCGATGAAATTTTACTTCCCGATACAAAAGACGAGAAAAAAGAGCAGGCAAAGCTATGGTAA